Proteins encoded within one genomic window of Bombina bombina isolate aBomBom1 chromosome 1, aBomBom1.pri, whole genome shotgun sequence:
- the GMEB2 gene encoding glucocorticoid modulatory element-binding protein 2 isoform X2, whose translation MATPDVSMHVEEVVVVTTPDNIMDSSGMEEVKAVLVTTNRSLAEEALESENVAAAAAAAFNASTELKEAVLVKMEEEESLEGLEGLEAELVYPITCGESKANLIWRKFVCPGINVKCVQYNEHLLSPKEFVHLAGKSTLKDWKRAIRMNGVMLRKIMDSGELDFYQHSKVCSNTCRSTKIDLTGSRVSLCSQTSTEYIPITPASTELNGNPTTITIETCESTGDWTGTIADDTLIFWQSLKEAGLLEDVIQEFHQELLETMMGLKDRLQTPPIQLHDAVLLNNIVQNFGMLDLIKKVLASHKSQMDRSREQYTRDLAALEQQCDEHRRRAKELKHKSQHLNNVLMTLTPVSVPTPTKRPRLTRATSGPAAINSQVNTQTAQITLPQGMTISQLSSLPFTKVISTSVPSSSTNVLSKNTYSQANNSPPSPVLGGYTILTPSSSGYPSTLEIHPDSSNLTVLSTAAMQDSNTVLKVMSPIQLLTLQGLGATIQNLAQMAPAGSTFVAMPCGTGEGEDEQTTFEVTSLTEEQEQK comes from the exons ATGGCCACCCCAGATGTCAGTATGCACGTGGAGGAAGTGGTGGTAGTTACCACTCCAGACAACATCATGGATAGCAGTGGTATGGAGGAAGTTAAAGCTGTGCTGGTGACAACTAACCG GAGCCTTGCTGAAGAAGCTTTGGAGTCAGAAAATGTGGCTGCTGCAGCTGCCGCCGCTTTTAATGCATCCACCGAGCTGAAGGAAGCAGTGCTAG TGAAGATGGAGGAAGAGGAGAGTCTTGAAGGTCTGGAAGGTCTGGAAGCTGAACTTGTTTATCCCATCACCTGTGGGGAGAGCAAGGCCAACCTGATCTGGAGGAAGTTTGTGTGCCCAGGCATCAATGTCAAATGTGTGCAG TACAATGAACATCTGCTGAGCCCCAAAGAGTTTGTCCACTTAGCTGGCAAATCTACATTAAAGGATTGGAAGAGAGCAATTCGGATGAATGGAGTCATGCTCAG GAAGATTATGGATTCAGGGGAGCTGGATTTTTATCAGCACTCTAAAGTGTGTTCCAACACTTGTCGAAGCACCAAAATTGACCTGACAGGAAGCCGTGTATCACTCTGCAGCCAGACATCCACTGAGTATATTCCTATCACTCCAGCTTCCACTGAAT TGAATGGGAACCCAACAACTATCACTATAGAAACTTGCGAGAGCACTGGGGACTGGACTGGCACTATTGCAG ATGACACCTTGATTTTCTGGCAAAGCCTTAAGGAAGCTGGCCTTTTGGAGGATGTTATTCAGGAGTTCCACCAGGAGCTGCTGGAAACCATGATGGGTCTGAAAGATCGTCTCCAAACACCACCTATACAGCTCCATG ATGCTGTATTGCTCAACAACATTGTTCAAAACTTTGGCATGTTGGATCTAATAAAGAAAGTATTGGCCAGTCACAAAAGCCAAATGGATCGATCCAGAGAGCAGTATACCAGGGATTTAGCGG CACTTGAGCAGCAATGCGATGAGCACAGGAGACGTGCCAAGGAGCTCAAACACAAATCTCAACATCTTAACAATGTGTTGATGACCCTAACACCTGTAAGTGTCCCTACTCCAACAAAACGACCAAGACTAACTCGAGCCACTTCAGGTCCTGCTGCTATCAACTCACAGGTCAATACACAGACAGCACAGATCACCCTGCCACAAGGAATGACAATTTCCCAGCTCTCCAGCCTTCCCTTCACCAAAGTAATTTCCACAAGTGTCCCCTCTTCTTCTACAAATGTGTTGTCCAAGAACACATATTCTCAGGCCAACAACTCCCCACCATCTCCTGTGTTAGGAGGTTACACTATTCTCACCCCTTCAAGCAGTGGTTACCCCAGCACACTGGAAATCCATCCTGATTCTTCTAATCTAACTGTATTGAGCACTGCAGCTATGCAGGACAGCAATACTGTACTTAAAGTTATGAGCCCTATCCAGCTCCTTACCCTACAAGGCCTTGGTGCTACCATACAGAATCTGGCTCAGATGGCACCAGCTGGCAGCACTTTTGTAGCCATGCCTTGTGGCACAGGAGAAGGGGAGGATGAACAGACCACATTTGAGGTGACGTCACTTACAGAGGAACAGGAGCAGAAATAG
- the GMEB2 gene encoding glucocorticoid modulatory element-binding protein 2 isoform X1, with product MATPDVSMHVEEVVVVTTPDNIMDSSGMEEVKAVLVTTNRSLAEEALESENVAAAAAAAFNASTELKEAVLGMEMKMEEEESLEGLEGLEAELVYPITCGESKANLIWRKFVCPGINVKCVQYNEHLLSPKEFVHLAGKSTLKDWKRAIRMNGVMLRKIMDSGELDFYQHSKVCSNTCRSTKIDLTGSRVSLCSQTSTEYIPITPASTELNGNPTTITIETCESTGDWTGTIADDTLIFWQSLKEAGLLEDVIQEFHQELLETMMGLKDRLQTPPIQLHDAVLLNNIVQNFGMLDLIKKVLASHKSQMDRSREQYTRDLAALEQQCDEHRRRAKELKHKSQHLNNVLMTLTPVSVPTPTKRPRLTRATSGPAAINSQVNTQTAQITLPQGMTISQLSSLPFTKVISTSVPSSSTNVLSKNTYSQANNSPPSPVLGGYTILTPSSSGYPSTLEIHPDSSNLTVLSTAAMQDSNTVLKVMSPIQLLTLQGLGATIQNLAQMAPAGSTFVAMPCGTGEGEDEQTTFEVTSLTEEQEQK from the exons ATGGCCACCCCAGATGTCAGTATGCACGTGGAGGAAGTGGTGGTAGTTACCACTCCAGACAACATCATGGATAGCAGTGGTATGGAGGAAGTTAAAGCTGTGCTGGTGACAACTAACCG GAGCCTTGCTGAAGAAGCTTTGGAGTCAGAAAATGTGGCTGCTGCAGCTGCCGCCGCTTTTAATGCATCCACCGAGCTGAAGGAAGCAGTGCTAGGTATGGAAA TGAAGATGGAGGAAGAGGAGAGTCTTGAAGGTCTGGAAGGTCTGGAAGCTGAACTTGTTTATCCCATCACCTGTGGGGAGAGCAAGGCCAACCTGATCTGGAGGAAGTTTGTGTGCCCAGGCATCAATGTCAAATGTGTGCAG TACAATGAACATCTGCTGAGCCCCAAAGAGTTTGTCCACTTAGCTGGCAAATCTACATTAAAGGATTGGAAGAGAGCAATTCGGATGAATGGAGTCATGCTCAG GAAGATTATGGATTCAGGGGAGCTGGATTTTTATCAGCACTCTAAAGTGTGTTCCAACACTTGTCGAAGCACCAAAATTGACCTGACAGGAAGCCGTGTATCACTCTGCAGCCAGACATCCACTGAGTATATTCCTATCACTCCAGCTTCCACTGAAT TGAATGGGAACCCAACAACTATCACTATAGAAACTTGCGAGAGCACTGGGGACTGGACTGGCACTATTGCAG ATGACACCTTGATTTTCTGGCAAAGCCTTAAGGAAGCTGGCCTTTTGGAGGATGTTATTCAGGAGTTCCACCAGGAGCTGCTGGAAACCATGATGGGTCTGAAAGATCGTCTCCAAACACCACCTATACAGCTCCATG ATGCTGTATTGCTCAACAACATTGTTCAAAACTTTGGCATGTTGGATCTAATAAAGAAAGTATTGGCCAGTCACAAAAGCCAAATGGATCGATCCAGAGAGCAGTATACCAGGGATTTAGCGG CACTTGAGCAGCAATGCGATGAGCACAGGAGACGTGCCAAGGAGCTCAAACACAAATCTCAACATCTTAACAATGTGTTGATGACCCTAACACCTGTAAGTGTCCCTACTCCAACAAAACGACCAAGACTAACTCGAGCCACTTCAGGTCCTGCTGCTATCAACTCACAGGTCAATACACAGACAGCACAGATCACCCTGCCACAAGGAATGACAATTTCCCAGCTCTCCAGCCTTCCCTTCACCAAAGTAATTTCCACAAGTGTCCCCTCTTCTTCTACAAATGTGTTGTCCAAGAACACATATTCTCAGGCCAACAACTCCCCACCATCTCCTGTGTTAGGAGGTTACACTATTCTCACCCCTTCAAGCAGTGGTTACCCCAGCACACTGGAAATCCATCCTGATTCTTCTAATCTAACTGTATTGAGCACTGCAGCTATGCAGGACAGCAATACTGTACTTAAAGTTATGAGCCCTATCCAGCTCCTTACCCTACAAGGCCTTGGTGCTACCATACAGAATCTGGCTCAGATGGCACCAGCTGGCAGCACTTTTGTAGCCATGCCTTGTGGCACAGGAGAAGGGGAGGATGAACAGACCACATTTGAGGTGACGTCACTTACAGAGGAACAGGAGCAGAAATAG